From the genome of Solea senegalensis isolate Sse05_10M unplaced genomic scaffold, IFAPA_SoseM_1 scf7180000014635, whole genome shotgun sequence, one region includes:
- the LOC122761349 gene encoding scavenger receptor class B member 1-like isoform X4: MAINKSRVAIGFIVAGVLAVVFGTVLTFVGPLIIDDQIVKNTVIDPNNDMSYTMWRDIPVPFFMSVYFFNILNPQELLKGEKPMVEQRGPYVYRKRCQKDNITFHANDTVSYLEYRSYFFEPSMSAGNESDVVTIPNMLVLGAAIMMENQPYLVRLMISATFKKFKEGPFLTKSVGELMWGYDSELVEFLNSYFPGMLPSTGKFGLFAEFNNSNTGLFTIFTGQNDIRKAHKVDSWNGLTELNYWRTPQCNMINGTAGQLWPPFMTKESTLPFYSPDACRSMELVYQRPGVMKGIPLYRFVAPKTLFANGTDYAPNEGFCPCRQSGLLNVSSCRHNSPVFISHPHFYNADPVLLDYVQGLSPNEDEHGLFIDIHPQTGVPLNVSIRLQLNLYMKKVSGITETSKISEVVMPMIWFEESGYIDGPILTTFHTNLVILPAVMEYMQYGFIALGLLTIIIAFLVHHRARASIKEPVKGSYGTETAEKSNMNN; this comes from the exons ATGGCAATTAATAAGTCCCGGGTGGCTATAGGGTTTATAGTCGCCGGTGTGTTGGCCGTGGTCTTCGGGACCGTCCTCACGTTTGTGGGACCGTTAATCATCGACGACCAAATAGTCAAG AACACGGTGATTGACCCAAATAATGACATGTCCTACACCATGTGGAGGGACATCCCCGTGCCCTTCTTCATGTCTGTCTACTTTTTCAACATCCTCAACCCTCAGGAGTTACTGAAAGGAGAAAAACCAATGGTGGAGCAGCGAGGACCTTATGTGTACAG aaaacGCTGTCAGAAAGACAACATCACGTTTCATGCCAATGATACCGTGTCGTACCTAGAATACAGATCGTATTTCTTCGAGCCTTCCATGTCGGCAGGGAATGAGTCTGATGTTGTGACGATACCTAACATGTTGGTGCTG GGTGCAGCGATAATGATGGAAAACCAGCCGTACCTCGTACGCTTAATGATCAGCGCCACGTTCAAAAAATTCAAGGAGGGGCCCTTTCTGACCAAGAGTGTTGGGGAGCTGATGTGGGGCTATGACAGTGAACTGGTGGAGTTCCTGAATAGTTACTTTCCTGGCATGCTGCCCTCAACGGGAAAGTTTGGCCTTTTTGCTGAA TTCAACAACTCCAACACTGGTCTGTTCACCATCTTCACCGGGCAGAACGACATCAGGAAGGCTCATAAAGTAGATTCATGGAATGGCCTGACAGAG CTGAACTACTGGAGAACTCCCCAGTGTAACATGATCAATGGTACAGCTGGGCAGTTGTGGCCTCCTTTTATGACAAAAGAATCAACTCTGCCTTTTTACAGCCCTGACGCATGCAG ATCTATGGAGCTTGTTTACCAGCGCCCCGGAGTGATGAAGGGTATTCCACTATATCGTTTTGTTGCACCCAAGACCTTGTTTGCCAATGGGACAGATTATGCCCCCAATGAAGGTTTCTGCCCCTGCAGACAGTCCGGTCTGCTGAATGTCAGCAGCTGTCGCCACA ACTCTCCAGTCTTTATCTCTCATCCTCATTTCTACAACGCTGATCCTGTGCTGCTGGACTACGTGCAGGGCCTCAGTCCAAATGAGGATGAGCATGGCCTCTTCATCGACATTCACCCA CAAACGGGTGTCCCTCTCAACGTGTCCATCCGTCTGCAGCTCAACCTCTACATGAAGAAAGTGTCAGGAATTAC AGAAACTAGCAAGATTTCTGAGGTGGTGATGCCCATGATCTGGTTTGAAGAG AGTGGTTATATAGACGGACCTATCCTCACCACATTCCACACAAACCTGGTTATTCTGCCTGCTGTGATGGAGTACATGCAGTACGGGTTCATAGCGCTTGGTCTGCTGACGATAATAATTGCCTTCCTTGTGCACCATCGAGCCAGG gcCTCCATCAAAGAGCCAGTAAAAGGCTCCTATGGCACTGAGACAGCAGAGAAAAGTAACATGAACAATTAA
- the LOC122761349 gene encoding scavenger receptor class B member 1-like isoform X1, with protein sequence MRINKSKVAVGFMVIGTLTVIFGVVLLFVGPAIMKDQIIKNTVIDPNNDMSYTMWRDIPVPFFMSVYFFNILNPQELLKGEKPMVEQRGPYVYRKRCQKDNITFHANDTVSYLEYRSYFFEPSMSAGNESDVVTIPNMLVLGAAIMMENQPYLVRLMISATFKKFKEGPFLTKSVGELMWGYDSELVEFLNSYFPGMLPSTGKFGLFAEFNNSNTGLFTIFTGQNDIRKAHKVDSWNGLTELNYWRTPQCNMINGTAGQLWPPFMTKESTLPFYSPDACRSMELVYQRPGVMKGIPLYRFVAPKTLFANGTDYAPNEGFCPCRQSGLLNVSSCRHNSPVFISHPHFYNADPVLLDYVQGLSPNEDEHGLFIDIHPQTGVPLNVSIRLQLNLYMKKVSGITETSKISEVVMPMIWFEESGYIDGPILTTFHTNLVILPAVMEYMQYGFIALGLLTIIIAFLVHHRARRSRNTAVSSIVFENPGASIKEPVKGSYGTETAEKSNMNN encoded by the exons ATGCGCATCAATAAATCCAAAGTAGCTGTTGGATTTATGGTGATAGGGACTCTGACGGTGATTTTTGGTGTAGTTCTTCTCTTTGTGGGACCAGCGATAATGAAGGACCAAATCATTAAA AACACGGTGATTGACCCAAATAATGACATGTCCTACACCATGTGGAGGGACATCCCCGTGCCCTTCTTCATGTCTGTCTACTTTTTCAACATCCTCAACCCTCAGGAGTTACTGAAAGGAGAAAAACCAATGGTGGAGCAGCGAGGACCTTATGTGTACAG aaaacGCTGTCAGAAAGACAACATCACGTTTCATGCCAATGATACCGTGTCGTACCTAGAATACAGATCGTATTTCTTCGAGCCTTCCATGTCGGCAGGGAATGAGTCTGATGTTGTGACGATACCTAACATGTTGGTGCTG GGTGCAGCGATAATGATGGAAAACCAGCCGTACCTCGTACGCTTAATGATCAGCGCCACGTTCAAAAAATTCAAGGAGGGGCCCTTTCTGACCAAGAGTGTTGGGGAGCTGATGTGGGGCTATGACAGTGAACTGGTGGAGTTCCTGAATAGTTACTTTCCTGGCATGCTGCCCTCAACGGGAAAGTTTGGCCTTTTTGCTGAA TTCAACAACTCCAACACTGGTCTGTTCACCATCTTCACCGGGCAGAACGACATCAGGAAGGCTCATAAAGTAGATTCATGGAATGGCCTGACAGAG CTGAACTACTGGAGAACTCCCCAGTGTAACATGATCAATGGTACAGCTGGGCAGTTGTGGCCTCCTTTTATGACAAAAGAATCAACTCTGCCTTTTTACAGCCCTGACGCATGCAG ATCTATGGAGCTTGTTTACCAGCGCCCCGGAGTGATGAAGGGTATTCCACTATATCGTTTTGTTGCACCCAAGACCTTGTTTGCCAATGGGACAGATTATGCCCCCAATGAAGGTTTCTGCCCCTGCAGACAGTCCGGTCTGCTGAATGTCAGCAGCTGTCGCCACA ACTCTCCAGTCTTTATCTCTCATCCTCATTTCTACAACGCTGATCCTGTGCTGCTGGACTACGTGCAGGGCCTCAGTCCAAATGAGGATGAGCATGGCCTCTTCATCGACATTCACCCA CAAACGGGTGTCCCTCTCAACGTGTCCATCCGTCTGCAGCTCAACCTCTACATGAAGAAAGTGTCAGGAATTAC AGAAACTAGCAAGATTTCTGAGGTGGTGATGCCCATGATCTGGTTTGAAGAG AGTGGTTATATAGACGGACCTATCCTCACCACATTCCACACAAACCTGGTTATTCTGCCTGCTGTGATGGAGTACATGCAGTACGGGTTCATAGCGCTTGGTCTGCTGACGATAATAATTGCCTTCCTTGTGCACCATCGAGCCAGG aggtCGAGGAACACTGCGGTGTCCTCCATAGTGTTTGAGAACCCCGGG gcCTCCATCAAAGAGCCAGTAAAAGGCTCCTATGGCACTGAGACAGCAGAGAAAAGTAACATGAACAATTAA
- the LOC122761349 gene encoding scavenger receptor class B member 1-like isoform X3 — MAINKSRVAIGFIVAGVLAVVFGTVLTFVGPLIIDDQIVKNTVIDPNNDMSYTMWRDIPVPFFMSVYFFNILNPQELLKGEKPMVEQRGPYVYRKRCQKDNITFHANDTVSYLEYRSYFFEPSMSAGNESDVVTIPNMLVLGAAIMMENQPYLVRLMISATFKKFKEGPFLTKSVGELMWGYDSELVEFLNSYFPGMLPSTGKFGLFAEFNNSNTGLFTIFTGQNDIRKAHKVDSWNGLTELNYWRTPQCNMINGTAGQLWPPFMTKESTLPFYSPDACRSMELVYQRPGVMKGIPLYRFVAPKTLFANGTDYAPNEGFCPCRQSGLLNVSSCRHNSPVFISHPHFYNADPVLLDYVQGLSPNEDEHGLFIDIHPQTGVPLNVSIRLQLNLYMKKVSGITETSKISEVVMPMIWFEESGYIDGPILTTFHTNLVILPAVMEYMQYGFIALGLLTIIIAFLVHHRARRSKPGAASASTTTEERDPLLQEELD, encoded by the exons ATGGCAATTAATAAGTCCCGGGTGGCTATAGGGTTTATAGTCGCCGGTGTGTTGGCCGTGGTCTTCGGGACCGTCCTCACGTTTGTGGGACCGTTAATCATCGACGACCAAATAGTCAAG AACACGGTGATTGACCCAAATAATGACATGTCCTACACCATGTGGAGGGACATCCCCGTGCCCTTCTTCATGTCTGTCTACTTTTTCAACATCCTCAACCCTCAGGAGTTACTGAAAGGAGAAAAACCAATGGTGGAGCAGCGAGGACCTTATGTGTACAG aaaacGCTGTCAGAAAGACAACATCACGTTTCATGCCAATGATACCGTGTCGTACCTAGAATACAGATCGTATTTCTTCGAGCCTTCCATGTCGGCAGGGAATGAGTCTGATGTTGTGACGATACCTAACATGTTGGTGCTG GGTGCAGCGATAATGATGGAAAACCAGCCGTACCTCGTACGCTTAATGATCAGCGCCACGTTCAAAAAATTCAAGGAGGGGCCCTTTCTGACCAAGAGTGTTGGGGAGCTGATGTGGGGCTATGACAGTGAACTGGTGGAGTTCCTGAATAGTTACTTTCCTGGCATGCTGCCCTCAACGGGAAAGTTTGGCCTTTTTGCTGAA TTCAACAACTCCAACACTGGTCTGTTCACCATCTTCACCGGGCAGAACGACATCAGGAAGGCTCATAAAGTAGATTCATGGAATGGCCTGACAGAG CTGAACTACTGGAGAACTCCCCAGTGTAACATGATCAATGGTACAGCTGGGCAGTTGTGGCCTCCTTTTATGACAAAAGAATCAACTCTGCCTTTTTACAGCCCTGACGCATGCAG ATCTATGGAGCTTGTTTACCAGCGCCCCGGAGTGATGAAGGGTATTCCACTATATCGTTTTGTTGCACCCAAGACCTTGTTTGCCAATGGGACAGATTATGCCCCCAATGAAGGTTTCTGCCCCTGCAGACAGTCCGGTCTGCTGAATGTCAGCAGCTGTCGCCACA ACTCTCCAGTCTTTATCTCTCATCCTCATTTCTACAACGCTGATCCTGTGCTGCTGGACTACGTGCAGGGCCTCAGTCCAAATGAGGATGAGCATGGCCTCTTCATCGACATTCACCCA CAAACGGGTGTCCCTCTCAACGTGTCCATCCGTCTGCAGCTCAACCTCTACATGAAGAAAGTGTCAGGAATTAC AGAAACTAGCAAGATTTCTGAGGTGGTGATGCCCATGATCTGGTTTGAAGAG AGTGGTTATATAGACGGACCTATCCTCACCACATTCCACACAAACCTGGTTATTCTGCCTGCTGTGATGGAGTACATGCAGTACGGGTTCATAGCGCTTGGTCTGCTGACGATAATAATTGCCTTCCTTGTGCACCATCGAGCCAGG
- the LOC122761349 gene encoding scavenger receptor class B member 1-like isoform X5: protein MSYTMWRDIPVPFFMSVYFFNILNPQELLKGEKPMVEQRGPYVYRKRCQKDNITFHANDTVSYLEYRSYFFEPSMSAGNESDVVTIPNMLVLGAAIMMENQPYLVRLMISATFKKFKEGPFLTKSVGELMWGYDSELVEFLNSYFPGMLPSTGKFGLFAEFNNSNTGLFTIFTGQNDIRKAHKVDSWNGLTELNYWRTPQCNMINGTAGQLWPPFMTKESTLPFYSPDACRSMELVYQRPGVMKGIPLYRFVAPKTLFANGTDYAPNEGFCPCRQSGLLNVSSCRHNSPVFISHPHFYNADPVLLDYVQGLSPNEDEHGLFIDIHPQTGVPLNVSIRLQLNLYMKKVSGITETSKISEVVMPMIWFEESGYIDGPILTTFHTNLVILPAVMEYMQYGFIALGLLTIIIAFLVHHRARRSRNTAVSSIVFENPGASIKEPVKGSYGTETAEKSNMNN, encoded by the exons ATGTCCTACACCATGTGGAGGGACATCCCCGTGCCCTTCTTCATGTCTGTCTACTTTTTCAACATCCTCAACCCTCAGGAGTTACTGAAAGGAGAAAAACCAATGGTGGAGCAGCGAGGACCTTATGTGTACAG aaaacGCTGTCAGAAAGACAACATCACGTTTCATGCCAATGATACCGTGTCGTACCTAGAATACAGATCGTATTTCTTCGAGCCTTCCATGTCGGCAGGGAATGAGTCTGATGTTGTGACGATACCTAACATGTTGGTGCTG GGTGCAGCGATAATGATGGAAAACCAGCCGTACCTCGTACGCTTAATGATCAGCGCCACGTTCAAAAAATTCAAGGAGGGGCCCTTTCTGACCAAGAGTGTTGGGGAGCTGATGTGGGGCTATGACAGTGAACTGGTGGAGTTCCTGAATAGTTACTTTCCTGGCATGCTGCCCTCAACGGGAAAGTTTGGCCTTTTTGCTGAA TTCAACAACTCCAACACTGGTCTGTTCACCATCTTCACCGGGCAGAACGACATCAGGAAGGCTCATAAAGTAGATTCATGGAATGGCCTGACAGAG CTGAACTACTGGAGAACTCCCCAGTGTAACATGATCAATGGTACAGCTGGGCAGTTGTGGCCTCCTTTTATGACAAAAGAATCAACTCTGCCTTTTTACAGCCCTGACGCATGCAG ATCTATGGAGCTTGTTTACCAGCGCCCCGGAGTGATGAAGGGTATTCCACTATATCGTTTTGTTGCACCCAAGACCTTGTTTGCCAATGGGACAGATTATGCCCCCAATGAAGGTTTCTGCCCCTGCAGACAGTCCGGTCTGCTGAATGTCAGCAGCTGTCGCCACA ACTCTCCAGTCTTTATCTCTCATCCTCATTTCTACAACGCTGATCCTGTGCTGCTGGACTACGTGCAGGGCCTCAGTCCAAATGAGGATGAGCATGGCCTCTTCATCGACATTCACCCA CAAACGGGTGTCCCTCTCAACGTGTCCATCCGTCTGCAGCTCAACCTCTACATGAAGAAAGTGTCAGGAATTAC AGAAACTAGCAAGATTTCTGAGGTGGTGATGCCCATGATCTGGTTTGAAGAG AGTGGTTATATAGACGGACCTATCCTCACCACATTCCACACAAACCTGGTTATTCTGCCTGCTGTGATGGAGTACATGCAGTACGGGTTCATAGCGCTTGGTCTGCTGACGATAATAATTGCCTTCCTTGTGCACCATCGAGCCAGG aggtCGAGGAACACTGCGGTGTCCTCCATAGTGTTTGAGAACCCCGGG gcCTCCATCAAAGAGCCAGTAAAAGGCTCCTATGGCACTGAGACAGCAGAGAAAAGTAACATGAACAATTAA
- the LOC122761349 gene encoding scavenger receptor class B member 1-like isoform X2: MAINKSRVAIGFIVAGVLAVVFGTVLTFVGPLIIDDQIVKNTVIDPNNDMSYTMWRDIPVPFFMSVYFFNILNPQELLKGEKPMVEQRGPYVYRKRCQKDNITFHANDTVSYLEYRSYFFEPSMSAGNESDVVTIPNMLVLGAAIMMENQPYLVRLMISATFKKFKEGPFLTKSVGELMWGYDSELVEFLNSYFPGMLPSTGKFGLFAEFNNSNTGLFTIFTGQNDIRKAHKVDSWNGLTELNYWRTPQCNMINGTAGQLWPPFMTKESTLPFYSPDACRSMELVYQRPGVMKGIPLYRFVAPKTLFANGTDYAPNEGFCPCRQSGLLNVSSCRHNSPVFISHPHFYNADPVLLDYVQGLSPNEDEHGLFIDIHPQTGVPLNVSIRLQLNLYMKKVSGITETSKISEVVMPMIWFEESGYIDGPILTTFHTNLVILPAVMEYMQYGFIALGLLTIIIAFLVHHRARRSRNTAVSSIVFENPGASIKEPVKGSYGTETAEKSNMNN; this comes from the exons ATGGCAATTAATAAGTCCCGGGTGGCTATAGGGTTTATAGTCGCCGGTGTGTTGGCCGTGGTCTTCGGGACCGTCCTCACGTTTGTGGGACCGTTAATCATCGACGACCAAATAGTCAAG AACACGGTGATTGACCCAAATAATGACATGTCCTACACCATGTGGAGGGACATCCCCGTGCCCTTCTTCATGTCTGTCTACTTTTTCAACATCCTCAACCCTCAGGAGTTACTGAAAGGAGAAAAACCAATGGTGGAGCAGCGAGGACCTTATGTGTACAG aaaacGCTGTCAGAAAGACAACATCACGTTTCATGCCAATGATACCGTGTCGTACCTAGAATACAGATCGTATTTCTTCGAGCCTTCCATGTCGGCAGGGAATGAGTCTGATGTTGTGACGATACCTAACATGTTGGTGCTG GGTGCAGCGATAATGATGGAAAACCAGCCGTACCTCGTACGCTTAATGATCAGCGCCACGTTCAAAAAATTCAAGGAGGGGCCCTTTCTGACCAAGAGTGTTGGGGAGCTGATGTGGGGCTATGACAGTGAACTGGTGGAGTTCCTGAATAGTTACTTTCCTGGCATGCTGCCCTCAACGGGAAAGTTTGGCCTTTTTGCTGAA TTCAACAACTCCAACACTGGTCTGTTCACCATCTTCACCGGGCAGAACGACATCAGGAAGGCTCATAAAGTAGATTCATGGAATGGCCTGACAGAG CTGAACTACTGGAGAACTCCCCAGTGTAACATGATCAATGGTACAGCTGGGCAGTTGTGGCCTCCTTTTATGACAAAAGAATCAACTCTGCCTTTTTACAGCCCTGACGCATGCAG ATCTATGGAGCTTGTTTACCAGCGCCCCGGAGTGATGAAGGGTATTCCACTATATCGTTTTGTTGCACCCAAGACCTTGTTTGCCAATGGGACAGATTATGCCCCCAATGAAGGTTTCTGCCCCTGCAGACAGTCCGGTCTGCTGAATGTCAGCAGCTGTCGCCACA ACTCTCCAGTCTTTATCTCTCATCCTCATTTCTACAACGCTGATCCTGTGCTGCTGGACTACGTGCAGGGCCTCAGTCCAAATGAGGATGAGCATGGCCTCTTCATCGACATTCACCCA CAAACGGGTGTCCCTCTCAACGTGTCCATCCGTCTGCAGCTCAACCTCTACATGAAGAAAGTGTCAGGAATTAC AGAAACTAGCAAGATTTCTGAGGTGGTGATGCCCATGATCTGGTTTGAAGAG AGTGGTTATATAGACGGACCTATCCTCACCACATTCCACACAAACCTGGTTATTCTGCCTGCTGTGATGGAGTACATGCAGTACGGGTTCATAGCGCTTGGTCTGCTGACGATAATAATTGCCTTCCTTGTGCACCATCGAGCCAGG aggtCGAGGAACACTGCGGTGTCCTCCATAGTGTTTGAGAACCCCGGG gcCTCCATCAAAGAGCCAGTAAAAGGCTCCTATGGCACTGAGACAGCAGAGAAAAGTAACATGAACAATTAA